In the genome of Ensifer sp. WSM1721, the window TTTCCTTGAGCCAGGCGATCGCCTTTGCCACGCGGTTGCTGTTGGTGCCGGCAAGCGCGAAACGCCGCAATTGCGGGCCCTGCTCGCTGGTCAGCAGCCGGTAGAGGATCTCATTTTCGATGTGACCGGCCAGAAACGGGATGTGTTCGGGCGCGTTCGCCAGTGAAATCAATCGCAACAGAGCATCGAACAGTTCCGGCGTGCCGGCGCCGATGGCGACGCCGAGGCCGCGATCGGGCGCCTCCCTCGAGTGTACATCGTGGTCGGCGATGATCCGCCGCAGCTTCTCGAGGTCCAGGCGCAGGGCGGCGGCTACGTAGGGTTCCCGCTCGCTTGCCTCGCAGACATGGCCGGTCATCGGCAGGCCGACGGCGCTCAGGAAAAAGCAGGATTCATCGTAGACAAGCGTTTTCTGGCCGACATGGACACGCTTGCTGCCCTTGACGATCATCGACACGATCGGCTCGGAGACACTGGTGAAAGGCCCCGCCGGCGCGACGATGCGATAGAGCGATAGACCCGGAATCGCATGATTGTAACGGACGCCGTCCCAAGGCAGTTGCGCCAGTCGGTCCAGAATGCGCGCGCGAATGGGCGCGGTTTCCTCGCGCAGGCGATGATGCTCGATCCTGGTGTTGCTCATCTCCATCGCTTCGTTCTTCCCGAACACCCCGTCAATCCAATTCTTATCACATTATTTTGATGTCGAGAGGATTAGGCAATTCTTACTCGGCGGAGCCGCCGGCTATTCGGCCGCCTTCCGCCGGGGCAGCACCCAATTGGGGCGCGGGAAGTGGCAGGTATAGCCGTTGGGGTAGCGCTCCAGGTAATCCTGGTGCTCTGGCTCGGCCTCCCAGAAGTCTCCGACCGGCTCGACTTCGGTCACGACCTTTCCAGGCCAGAGACCGGAAGCGTCGACGTCTGCGATGGTGTCCTCGGCTATTCGTTTCTGTTCATCGTCGACGTAGTAGATCGCCGACCGGTAGGAACTGCCGACGTCATTGCCCTGCTGGTTTCTCGTGGTCGGGTCGTGAATCTGGAAGAAGAACTCCAGAATCCGCCTGTAGCTGATGGTCTCGGGATCGAAGATGATCTCGATGCCCTCGGCGTGGGTACCATGATTGCGGTAGGTCGCATTCGGGACGTCGCCGCCGGTGTAGCCCACGCGGGTCGCAATGACTCCGGGGAGCTTGCGGATCAAGTCCTGCATCCCCCAGAAGCAGCCACCAGCCAAAACAGCTCTCTCGGTCATTCAGATATCCTCCACCTGGTTGATATACGCGCCGTAGCCCTCGGCCTCCATTTCCTCGCGCGAAATGAAGCGCAGTGCAGCGGAATTGATGCAGTAACGCAGCCCGCCGCGGTCCTGAGGGCCGTCGGGAAACACATGACCGAGGTGACTGTCACCATGGGCGGAGCGCACCTCGGTGCGGGTCATGCCATAGGAGTCATCCCGCAGTTCTTTCACATTTGCCGGTACGATCGGCTTGGTGAAGCTCGGCCAGCCGCAGCCGGAATCGAATTTGTCGGTCGAGGCGAACAGCGGTTCGCCGGAAACAATGTCAACATAGATCCCCGGCCTTTTGTTGTCATTATGCTCCCCTGTGAAGGGGCGTTCCGTGCCGTTCTGCTGGGTCACCCGATACTGCTCGGGCGTAAGCTTCCTGACTGCTTCGTCCGTCTTTGCGTAGGTCATTGCCCTATCTCCGCTCGTGGATGTGTTGCCTGAATATGGCGAGGGGCCACGAGGATTTCCAATATAGGCTGCGCATAGATTCAATAGTCGCGGGACAAGGACAGCTCTCCGGCTCACGTCTAGTCGCGCCGGGCTGCGAGCGGCCAGTGGGTGGCTCCCCGCATTGCGGACACCTCAGTTCATCTTTCGGGCGGCCCGATGCACCGGCAGCGTCACGACGAAACAGGCGCCGCCGTCCGACGGGGTTTCGTAACGGACCGCGCCGCCGTGGCGCTCGGCGATCTGGCGCACCAGCGCCAGCCCTAAGCCCCAGCCGCCCGTGGCCTCGCTGCGTCCCGAGGGCCTATAGAACGGCTCGAAAACGCGGGCGCTCTCGCCAGCCGGTATGCCCGGCCCGTGGTCGCGGACCCTGAGTTCCACCATGCTGTCCGCCTGCGCGACCGTGGCTATGACGGGCGGGCTGCCGTGGCGCAGCGCGTTCTGCATCAGATTGCGCACCAGCCTGCCGATGAGGCGCGCATCGCCCATGACAGTCGCGGGTGTGCCGGAGACCTCGACGCCGTTGCGCGCCCCTTCTTCCGAGACCAGAGCCAGAAGGTCGACGGACGCCGTCGAATCGAGTTTTTCGACGTGGTCGAGCCTGCTCGCCAGCAGGATTTCCTCGACCAGCGTGTCCAGCTCGGCGAGGTTGCGGACGATCTCCTCCCTGCGGTTCCCGCTCGGCGCCTGCTCATAGAGGTCGATCGCGATCCGCAGGCGCGCAAGCGGCGAGCGCAATTCGTGGCTGGCATTGGCGAGCAGGGCGCGGTGTGACTTGATCAGCCGCTCGACGTGATCGGCGGCGCTGTTGAAGCTCTTCGCCACCGCCGCGACCTCATCGCTGCCGTCCGCCGGCACGCGAGCCACGAAATCGCCCCGCCCCCAGGCATCGACGCCCGCGCGCAACCGCTCCAGCCGGCGCGTCAGGTGACGCACCACCGGATAAGCGGCGAGTCCGATGACGCCGGCGATCAACGCCAGATAGGCGAGCGGATTGCGGCCGGCCGGCCGTAAAGGCCTCTCCATGCGCGCGGCGACAGTGCGACCGTCGGGCAACTCGGTCATCATGGTGTGAAAGTTACCGCGCGGGCCGTGGCGCCAGGGCCGCTCGACCATGTCGCGGGGGAGCGGCTGGCCGGCACTCGCGATCAGCCTGCCGCGCGGATCGTATACCGCTATGTCGGCGTCAAAGGCTCGTGAAAGCCGCTTGAGCGTCGCCCCGACCGATTGCCGGTCCGCGTCGGGCGGAATGAGCGCGGCGACGAACCGCGCGCGTTGGCTCTGCCAACCGGATTCCTCCTCTCCCTGTCCCAGCCACACGAAGGCCGCGCTGGCGACGGCGACTGCGGCAAGGCTCGCCAGCAACGTCAGGTAGATCTTCAGGAACAACCGGCTGCGCATGCTCTAGGTCTCTGTTTTGATGCATGTCGTCCCAAAACCGCCGCATACTTTTGGGCGACACGCATTATCTTTCGTCGTCCTGAAAACGGGCAAAGACATAACCGGCGCCGCGCACGGTTATGATGCGCCTCGGGTGCTTCGGATCGCTCTCTATGGCCGCCCTGATGCGCGAGACATGGACGTCGATGGAACGGTCGAAGGCATCCAGCTCCTCGCCCTTGACCGTGTCCATCAATTGCTCGCGTGAGAGCGTACGGCCGGCATTTTCGGCAAGCGCCACGAGCAGGTCGAACTGGTAGCTGGTTAGCACACATTCGCGGCCGTCGATCCTGACCGAGCGGGATCCCGGATCGATCTCCAGCCGTCCGAAACGTAAGGTCCGCGAAACCGCCGCGCTGCCGTTGCGGCGGCGCAGGATCGCCTTCAGCCGGGCCAGCAGTTCGCGCGGATTGAAGGGCTTTGGGAGATAATCGTCGGCTCCGAGCTCCAGACCGACGATGCGGTCCGTCTCCTCGCCTTTGGCCGTGAGCATCAGGATCGGCACGTCCGAGGCCGCGCGCATGCGCCGGCAGGTCTCGAAGCCGTCAAGGTCCGGCAGCATGACATCGAGAATCACGACGTCCGGCGCACGGCGGCCGAGGTCGCTGAGGCCCGCTGTGGCCGTCGCCGCGGTGTGGACGGTGTAGCCGTTTCCGGAGAGATAGTCCGAGAGCATGGCGGAGAGGCGCGTGTCGTCGTCGACAATCAAGACCCGTTCCGCCATCTCTTGCGCTCCTTTCAGTCACCCGGTCGATTCACTCTTACCACCGGCCGTGGCCCCTGCGCTCCTTCAAATGTTCGACCAGCTTGGCGCGCTGCTCCGGCGTCAGTACTTCGGCGGCGTCGAGGAGCGCCGTCGTCATCTTGCGCGAGGCCTCGTCGATGGCCGCGATGCGTTCGCTGCGCAGCTTCTCGGCGGCGGCGCGGTCGATGGTCGATGCGCCGAGGAGTTCGATAACCTCCTCACGCGTCTCGCGGAAGTCCCGGAACGTCGGTCGGATCTCAGCGCGCGCCTTGTCGATTATGTCCCAAAGCTTGTCTTCCTGCTCGGGCGTCGCGTCGAGCTCATCGAGCACGGAGCCGATCCGGTGTTCCATGAAGCCACCTCCCATATGCGCCTGCATCACATGGCCGCCCATGCCGAAACGACCCATGCCGAAGCCGAAATCATCGCTGCGCGCGGCAGCAAAACCGACCGCGCCGACAACGGCGACGGCCGCGATGCCGCCGATCGCGGCGCGCCGGCCCCATCCTTTCGAGGCGGGCTCGCCGGCGGCCGGGCTCGAAAGGTTCTTGTCTTCGTTTTCCATAATGGTCTCCTTTCACTCCGCAGCACCTGCTGCAATGGAGGAAAGCTAACCGGGCAACGTTTCGAGCGTTCTGGACGAATGTAAAGAAATGTGAAGCGGTTCGGCGCGCATCGTCTGCAAAGGGTGGTGGCGAGCGGCGGTCTCCGTACTCGAGAGATAATGGTCTCGCTCTTTCGCGAATGTGGAAGAGGCGCGCCGCGGTCACAGACGGGGCGAGCGAAGGCATCAAGCATTTCGCCTAGTTCGATCAAGTTGCCGCGCGCGAGACGAACATTGTCCACGTCAGACCGGCAGCCCGGTCTGTTTCCGCAAGCTCTTGTCGAACGCGGATTCGGGGACGAAACGGCGCAGCAAGCGAACTTGGCCGGCCAGCTTTCCCGCGGTATAGCGTCTTCTCGGCGCCTTAGCCGTTGCCGCTTTGACAACGGTCTCGGCCACGACCTCGGGGTCGTCGCCTCTTTCGACGCTCTTCTGCATGTGCACTTCCATGTCAGCGCGCACCGCGTCGTAGACAGCAAGGGAGCGATCGGGCCTGGTTATGTTTTCCTCGAACGCCGTGCGGGTAAAGCCGGGCTCGACCAGCGCGACCCGAATTCCGAATGTGCGCAGTTCGTGATCGAGCGATTCGGAGTAGCCTTCGACGGCATGCTTGGTCGATGCATAAAGCGCATTGTAGGGGGAGGGGATCAGCCCCAGAATGGAACTTATGTTGATGATCCTGCCCTTGCCTTGACTCCGCATGGTTGGCAACACCGCGTTGGTCATGCGGAGCACGCCGAAGACGTTCACGTCGAACAGCGCCTGTGCCTGGGCGGTTGAGGACTCCTCCGCGCCGCCGAGCAGTCCAATGCCGGCATTGTTGACAAGCAGGTCGATACGCCCTGTCTCGGCAAGCACCTCCTCGACCAGTTTCGCCACGGATGCGTCATCGGTCACGTCACAGGTCAGCATGGTGACGCCATCGGATCTTTCGGGCACCGCGCGACGGCTGGTTCCGAAGACGTGAAAGCCCGCCTTCTGCAAGGCTCTGGCCGTCGCGTGCCCGATGCCGGTCGATGCCCCAGTTACCAGGGCGACCCCAAGATTGGCTTTGTTCATTGAAATTGCTTCCTTCTTTGTGCTGGAGTTCGTGGGGGAATGACGCAAGCGCTCTCGTTCATGCTGCCCGGCTAAGCTTCAGTCACGGGCGGCAAGCTTGTCAGTCCATCGTCGAAACACGGCGCTGGCGTTGACACCTCCGAAGCCGAAGCCGTTGGAGATCGCGTAGTCCATCTCCGTTGGCCGGGCCTGGTTTGCGATGAAGTCAATCCCGTCGGCAGCCGGATCAGGAGCGCTCAAATTGAGCGTCGGCGGGGCCGTCTGATCCCTAAGCGCCAGGATCGTGAAAATCGCTTCAAGCCCGCCGGCGGCTCCGAGCAGGTGGCCGGTGGCCGACTTCGTTCCGCTGACAGCCACGCTGAAATCCGCGCCGAAGACCCTCTTGATCGCCGCGATTTCCCCCAGGTCGCCGACTGGCGTGGAGGTCGCGTGCGCATTGAGGTGGCGGATCTCGCGCGGCGAGATTCCGGCCTGGGCAATCGCGATCTCCATGGCTCGGCGGGCGCCGTCGCCGTCCTCGGGACCGGACGTGACGTGGTGGGCGTCCGCAGTCGTGCCGTAGCCGACGAGCTCGGCGATCGGCTTCGCGCCGCGTGCGAGCGCGTGGCTCAATGCCTCGATCACCAGGATGCCGGCGCCTTCGCCCATGACGAAGCCGTCGCGCAACATGTCGAAGGGGCGCGAGGCCCGATCAGGCGTTTCATTGAAGCCGGTCGAAAGAGAGCGTGCCGCGGCAAAACCACCGAGGCTGACGATATTCATGCACGCTTCCGTTCCGCCGCACACGGCAATGTCGGCTTCATTGGCGCGGATAAGACGAGCCGCATCGCCAATCGCCTGAATGCCGGCGGCACACGCTGTTACCGGTGCGCCGATCGGCCCTTTGAAGCCGCACCGGATGGAAATTTGTCCCGCTGCCAGGTTCACCAGGAAAGACGGTACGGTGAAGGGTGAAAGACGCCGCACACCGCGCTGATCAACCGTTCGCACGGCCTCCGTTATGGCCGGAAACCCGCCAATGCCCGAAGCGATGATCGTGGCGGTGCGGGTCCGGTCATCTTCCGAGACCGGCTTCCATCCCGCCTGCGCAAGCGCCTCTTCTGCCGCCGCCAGTGCGAAGAGAATGAATCGGTCTACCTTGCGCTGATCCTTTGGAGCAAAGACGGTATTCGGATCGAAGCCCGCCTCGGGGTCTTCTTCCAGAGAGGGAACCGTCCCGCCGATCTTCGCCGGCAGGTCTCCCACCACTTCGTCCGGAAGCCGCCGGATTCCCGAACGGCCAGACAAGAGCCGAGACCAGGAAGCCGCCACATTGGCTCCGAGCGGGCTAACTGCTCCCATGCCTGTAACAACGATACGGCGCATGTGTTCTCCAGTTGTCATTTTGTTGGATCCGTCCGCGCGACTGCGCTGGGCGATCTTGAGGAACCAAGATTTGCGTCGGCGCGGGTACAGCGATGACGCCGCTGCGGGATAGCGGGAGTGATCTCATGCTTTCCCGGCGGACGCCGCAATCCGGCGAACCTCGTCGGCAGCCACGTTGAGAAACCGCTGCGACAGCTCTTTATCGTTCAGGATCCGGGAAATCGTCACGGCACCTACCATGAGCGATAGCATCGCCATGGCTTTGCCATAGGCTTCTGGGCTTTCCGCCTCCGGCATCAGTTCTTCGAGAATTTGAAGATGCGCTTGAATGCCGTCCTGGAACGGGGCCTTTACCTTCTCGCTTTGACGCGCCGCATCAGCGCCAAGCGCCACCAAGGGACAACCGTCGCTCTTCTCTTCGCGATGCCCCAGCGACAGGTAGAGCTCAATAACGGCCTCAAAGGGGTCGGGGCTCGCGGCAGCGACAGCCGACCACCTGCGGGTCGCCTGCTCCATCGCTCGCCTCGAAGCCTGTGCCGCAAGATCGTCCTTGGAATCGAACTGCTTGTAGAATCCGCCCTGAGTCACGCCGGCTCCTTTCATCAGATCCTTGAGCCCAATGCCGTCGAAGCCGTGCTCTCGAAAAAGCCGGCTTGCTGCGTTGATGACCGCTTCGCGATTTGCCTCCGCCTGTGCGCGGCTAACCCTCATGATCGACCTCCAATTAGATTTCACTTGACATCTATACTATGATTAGATTTAGATCGCAATCTAATAGAAGCAGCGCCCGTCAACAAGGGTCATCTGACATGAACCGCAAATTTCTTCTCACATCGATCGGTCTTATGGCTGCAGTCGGCGGCGCGGCGTTTGCGTTCGTTTTCGAAATGCCAACGCGAGACGCGGAGGCCGCAGATCCCCGTGTCGCGTCGCCACTTGTAAGGGTCGTGGAAGCGACGAGGCCGGAAAGAGCCAAGCGCGCCTTTACAGGTACGATCGCTGCCCGAGTGCAGAGCAATCTTGGTTTTCGCGTGCCCGGCAAGATCATTCAGCGCCTGGTGGACGTCGGTGAACAGGTGAAGGCGGGCCAGCCGCTGCTGCGGATCGATGAGACCGATCTACAACTTGCCCTCACGGCGAAGCGCAATGCTGTCGCTGCGGCACGCGCTGTTCTGGTTCAGGTGCGTGCGGACGAGAGGCGATATGCTGTCCTGGTGAAGAACGGATTGGCGGCGACGCCGCAGCGTTACGAGCAGGCGAGGGCGGCGCTGGACACCGCCACGGCACAGCTTGCCGCCGCGGAAGCGGAAGCGAAGGTCGCAGAGAACGAGGCGACCTATTCTGTCCTGGTGGCGGACGCCGATGGGACCGTAACCGAAACGCTTGCCGAGCCGGGGCAGGTTGTCGCCGCCGGTCAGCCGGTGGTCAGACTTGCCCACGCCGGCCCCCGTGAGGCGGTGATCGCACTTCCCGAAACGCTCCGGCCGGCGCTCGGCTCGGTGGCCGAGGCCAGCCTGTACGGGCGCGAGGAGCATCGCTACACGGCACGTCTGCGGCAGCTATCGGATTCCGCCGATGCCCAGACCCGTACATACGAGGCCCGCTATGTGCTCGACGGCGAGGCCGCGGCGGCGCCGCTCGGCGCCACGGTGACAATCCGGCTTCCAAGCCAGGCGAGTGAACCGGAGGTCCAAGTGCCGCTCGGAGCCGTGCTCGACGACGGCGAGAGGACCGGCGTTTGGGTGGTGGATAGCACCACCTCTACCGTACACTTTCGGCCCGTCAAACTTGTTCGCGTGACCAGTGAAGCCGCCATGATCTCCGGATTGAACTCTGGCGATGCGATCGTTTCGCTCGGCGCTCATCTCCTGCAGGAAGGTGCTCGCGTCAGGACTGCGCCTGAGGGGAACAACTGATGATGAATCTCAATCTTTCCGCGATCGCCGTTCGCGAACGCGCTGTCACCCTGTTCTTCATCCTCCTGCTGGTGGCCGCCGGCGTCTATGCCTTCCTCATGCTCGGACGAGCGGAGGATCCGAACTTCACCATCAAGACCATGACGGTCACGACAGCGTGGCCCGGTGCGAGGGCGCGCGAGATGCAGGATCTCGTTGCCGAACCGTTGGAGAAGCGGCTTCAGGAGCTGACCTGGTACGACCGGGTGGAGACGACCACACGGCCAGGTTATGCCTATATGACGGTCACGCTGAAGGACAGCACCCCGCCATCCGTCGTGCAGGAGGAGTTCTACCAGGCCCGCAAGAAGCTCGGGGATGAGGCCCGCAACCTGCCCTCCGGCGTCTTCGGCCCCTTCGTCAACGACGAATATTCGGACGTGAGCTTCGCCCTTTATGCGCTGAAGGCCAAGGGCATGCCGATGCGTGAGCTGGCGAGGCAAGCGGAGGTGATCCGCCAGGACCTCCTGCACGTGCCCGGAGTCAAGAAGATCAACATCCTCGGTGAACGCCCCGAACAGATATTCGTCGAGTTCTCCTACGCCAAACTGGCAACCCTCGGCGTCTCGGCACAGGATATCGTTGCCGCCTTGCAGCGGCAGAACACCGTCACACCGGCGGGCTCGATCGACACAAAGGGGCCGCAGGTCTTCATCCGGGTCGACGGCGCTTATGACAGTGTCCAAGCGATCGCCGACACGCCGATCGCGGCTGCTGGGCGGACGCTGAAGCTCTCCGACATCGCCGAGGTCCGCCGCGGCTACCAGGATCCTCCGACCTACCTGATCCGGCGCCAGGGTGAGCCGACCATCATGCTCGCCGCCGTCATGCAGGAGGGCTGGGATGGTCTCGCGCTCGGGAAGGCGCTGGAGGACAGGACTGCGGCGATCGCATCGGCACTGCCGCTCGGGATGACGCTCGACAAGGTGACCGATCAGGCCGTCAACATCAGCTCGGCGGTCGACGAGTTCATGATGAAGTTCGCGATGGCACTCGGCGTGGTGCTGGTGGTGAGCCTGCTCAGCCTCGGTTGGCGCGTCGGCATCGTCGTAGCGGCTGCCGTCCCCCTGACGCTTGCCGTCGTCTTCCTCATCATGCTCGAAACCGGCCGGTTCTTCGACCGCATCACGCTCGGCGCCCTTATCCTGGCGCTTGGTCTTCTCGTCGACGACGCCATCATCGCCATCGAGGTGATGGTGGTGAAGATGGAAGAAGGCATGGACCGCATCAAGGCGGCGGCCTATGCGTGGAGCCACACTGCGGCGCCGGTGCTGTCCGGAACACTCGTGACGATCGCCGGCTTCCTGCCGGTGGGCTTCGCGCGCTCGACGGCCGGCGAATACGCCGGCAACATTTTCTGGGTCGTGGGGTTCGCTCTCATCGTCTCCTGGATCGTCGCGGTGGTCTTCACGCCCTATCTTGGCGTCAAGATGCTGCCCGCGATCAAACCGATCGAAGGCGGTCACGACGCGATTTACAACACACCGAACTATCGGCGTCTGCGACGGCTCATCACCTTTGCGGTGCGCCACAAGTTTCTGACCTGCGCTATCGTCGGCATCGCCTTCGCGCTCTCTGTAGTCGGCATGGGCGGCATCAAACAGCAGTTCTTCCCGACGTCCGACCGCCCCGAGGTGCTGGTGGAGGTTCGCCTGCCGCAAGGCACCAGCATCGAGACGACGACCGCGACAGTCGAGAAGCTCGAACAGTGGCTGGACAAGCAGCCTGAAGCCAAGATAGTCACGAGCTATGTCGGTCAGGGCGCGCCCCGCTTCTTCTTTGCGATGGCGCCGGAATTGCCTGATCCCGCCTTCGCCAAGATCGTCGTGCTGACCCCGAACGCCGAGGCGCGCGAGGCCTTGAAACACCGGCTGCGCGAAGCGGTGTCACAGGGGCTTGCGCCGGAGGTCTATGTACGGGTCACCCAGCTTGTGTTCGGACCCTACACGCCGTTCCCGGTCGAGTTTCGCGTCATGGGACCTGATCCGGAGCAACTGTACAGCATTTCCGAGAAGGCCCTCGGCATCATGCGCGGCGTCCCGGACGTGCGGCAGGCCAACCGCGACTGGGGCAATCGCACGCCCGTACTCCGCTTCGTCCCGGATCAGGATCGGCTGAACCTCATCGGCCTCTCGCCGGCCGAGGCGGCCCAGCAACTGCAGTTCCTCCTCACCGGTATCCCCGTTACGCAGGTGCGCGAGGACATCCGCAATGTCCCGATCGTCGCACGCAGCGCCGGCAACGAACGACTGGATCCGACGCGTCTGGCGGACTTCTCATTGATGAGCCGCGACGGCCGTCCGATTCCGCTCGACCAGATCGGCCATTCGGAAGTCCGTCTGGAAGAGCCGATCCTGAAACGCCGCGATCGCACGCCGGTCATCACGATCCGCTCGGACATCAATGAGGCGACCCAGCCTCCGGAGGTCTCCAAGCAGGTCATGACGGCCCTTCAGCCGTTGATCGCATCCCTTCCCGCCGGCTATCGCATCGAAATGGGTGGATCGATCGAGGAGGCTGCCAAGGCCAATGCCGCGCTGGGCAAGGTTTTCCCGGCCATGATCGCCGCGATGCTGATCGTCATCATGCTGCAGGTGCGATCCTTCTCGACGATGGCAATGGTCATGCTGACGGCGCCGCTTGGCCTTGTCGGCGTCGTGCCGATGTTGCTCACCTTCAATCAGCCCTTCGGCTTCAACGCCATCCTGGGCCTGAT includes:
- a CDS encoding response regulator, whose amino-acid sequence is MAERVLIVDDDTRLSAMLSDYLSGNGYTVHTAATATAGLSDLGRRAPDVVILDVMLPDLDGFETCRRMRAASDVPILMLTAKGEETDRIVGLELGADDYLPKPFNPRELLARLKAILRRRNGSAAVSRTLRFGRLEIDPGSRSVRIDGRECVLTSYQFDLLVALAENAGRTLSREQLMDTVKGEELDAFDRSIDVHVSRIRAAIESDPKHPRRIITVRGAGYVFARFQDDER
- a CDS encoding HAMP domain-containing sensor histidine kinase codes for the protein MRSRLFLKIYLTLLASLAAVAVASAAFVWLGQGEEESGWQSQRARFVAALIPPDADRQSVGATLKRLSRAFDADIAVYDPRGRLIASAGQPLPRDMVERPWRHGPRGNFHTMMTELPDGRTVAARMERPLRPAGRNPLAYLALIAGVIGLAAYPVVRHLTRRLERLRAGVDAWGRGDFVARVPADGSDEVAAVAKSFNSAADHVERLIKSHRALLANASHELRSPLARLRIAIDLYEQAPSGNRREEIVRNLAELDTLVEEILLASRLDHVEKLDSTASVDLLALVSEEGARNGVEVSGTPATVMGDARLIGRLVRNLMQNALRHGSPPVIATVAQADSMVELRVRDHGPGIPAGESARVFEPFYRPSGRSEATGGWGLGLALVRQIAERHGGAVRYETPSDGGACFVVTLPVHRAARKMN
- the msrA gene encoding peptide-methionine (S)-S-oxide reductase MsrA, with protein sequence MTERAVLAGGCFWGMQDLIRKLPGVIATRVGYTGGDVPNATYRNHGTHAEGIEIIFDPETISYRRILEFFFQIHDPTTRNQQGNDVGSSYRSAIYYVDDEQKRIAEDTIADVDASGLWPGKVVTEVEPVGDFWEAEPEHQDYLERYPNGYTCHFPRPNWVLPRRKAAE
- a CDS encoding Spy/CpxP family protein refolding chaperone → MENEDKNLSSPAAGEPASKGWGRRAAIGGIAAVAVVGAVGFAAARSDDFGFGMGRFGMGGHVMQAHMGGGFMEHRIGSVLDELDATPEQEDKLWDIIDKARAEIRPTFRDFRETREEVIELLGASTIDRAAAEKLRSERIAAIDEASRKMTTALLDAAEVLTPEQRAKLVEHLKERRGHGRW
- a CDS encoding oxidoreductase — encoded protein: MNKANLGVALVTGASTGIGHATARALQKAGFHVFGTSRRAVPERSDGVTMLTCDVTDDASVAKLVEEVLAETGRIDLLVNNAGIGLLGGAEESSTAQAQALFDVNVFGVLRMTNAVLPTMRSQGKGRIINISSILGLIPSPYNALYASTKHAVEGYSESLDHELRTFGIRVALVEPGFTRTAFEENITRPDRSLAVYDAVRADMEVHMQKSVERGDDPEVVAETVVKAATAKAPRRRYTAGKLAGQVRLLRRFVPESAFDKSLRKQTGLPV
- the msrB gene encoding peptide-methionine (R)-S-oxide reductase MsrB — its product is MTYAKTDEAVRKLTPEQYRVTQQNGTERPFTGEHNDNKRPGIYVDIVSGEPLFASTDKFDSGCGWPSFTKPIVPANVKELRDDSYGMTRTEVRSAHGDSHLGHVFPDGPQDRGGLRYCINSAALRFISREEMEAEGYGAYINQVEDI
- the fabF gene encoding beta-ketoacyl-ACP synthase II, which translates into the protein MRRIVVTGMGAVSPLGANVAASWSRLLSGRSGIRRLPDEVVGDLPAKIGGTVPSLEEDPEAGFDPNTVFAPKDQRKVDRFILFALAAAEEALAQAGWKPVSEDDRTRTATIIASGIGGFPAITEAVRTVDQRGVRRLSPFTVPSFLVNLAAGQISIRCGFKGPIGAPVTACAAGIQAIGDAARLIRANEADIAVCGGTEACMNIVSLGGFAAARSLSTGFNETPDRASRPFDMLRDGFVMGEGAGILVIEALSHALARGAKPIAELVGYGTTADAHHVTSGPEDGDGARRAMEIAIAQAGISPREIRHLNAHATSTPVGDLGEIAAIKRVFGADFSVAVSGTKSATGHLLGAAGGLEAIFTILALRDQTAPPTLNLSAPDPAADGIDFIANQARPTEMDYAISNGFGFGGVNASAVFRRWTDKLAARD
- a CDS encoding TetR/AcrR family transcriptional regulator translates to MRVSRAQAEANREAVINAASRLFREHGFDGIGLKDLMKGAGVTQGGFYKQFDSKDDLAAQASRRAMEQATRRWSAVAAASPDPFEAVIELYLSLGHREEKSDGCPLVALGADAARQSEKVKAPFQDGIQAHLQILEELMPEAESPEAYGKAMAMLSLMVGAVTISRILNDKELSQRFLNVAADEVRRIAASAGKA
- a CDS encoding efflux RND transporter periplasmic adaptor subunit — its product is MNRKFLLTSIGLMAAVGGAAFAFVFEMPTRDAEAADPRVASPLVRVVEATRPERAKRAFTGTIAARVQSNLGFRVPGKIIQRLVDVGEQVKAGQPLLRIDETDLQLALTAKRNAVAAARAVLVQVRADERRYAVLVKNGLAATPQRYEQARAALDTATAQLAAAEAEAKVAENEATYSVLVADADGTVTETLAEPGQVVAAGQPVVRLAHAGPREAVIALPETLRPALGSVAEASLYGREEHRYTARLRQLSDSADAQTRTYEARYVLDGEAAAAPLGATVTIRLPSQASEPEVQVPLGAVLDDGERTGVWVVDSTTSTVHFRPVKLVRVTSEAAMISGLNSGDAIVSLGAHLLQEGARVRTAPEGNN
- a CDS encoding AraC family transcriptional regulator, with protein sequence MEMSNTRIEHHRLREETAPIRARILDRLAQLPWDGVRYNHAIPGLSLYRIVAPAGPFTSVSEPIVSMIVKGSKRVHVGQKTLVYDESCFFLSAVGLPMTGHVCEASEREPYVAAALRLDLEKLRRIIADHDVHSREAPDRGLGVAIGAGTPELFDALLRLISLANAPEHIPFLAGHIENEILYRLLTSEQGPQLRRFALAGTNSNRVAKAIAWLKENYARPLRVEELAEIANMGVSTLHHHFRAMTAMSPLQFQKHLRLHHARELMLSQSLDAATAAMRVGYESPTQFSREYRRAFGHPPLRDIKAILNSDDSNRRDSIG